The proteins below come from a single Anaerobaca lacustris genomic window:
- a CDS encoding ferredoxin, translated as MPQRNDDVTRRRFLRDGLWGACLAGIGGVAGFAAHKGQKVDWLWQIDPYKCTACGNCATHCVLEESAVKCTHVYGICGYCEICFGFFDPEPFDIHEGAENQMCPTGAILRKFVEEPYYEYTIDRPLCNGCGKCVKGCNAFGNGSLFLQVHHDRCENCNQCAIAAACPAQAFRRVPADQPYLLKSVDHV; from the coding sequence ATGCCGCAACGAAATGACGATGTCACGCGTCGGCGATTCCTGAGAGACGGCCTTTGGGGGGCGTGCCTGGCGGGAATCGGCGGAGTGGCGGGGTTCGCCGCCCACAAGGGTCAGAAGGTCGATTGGCTCTGGCAGATCGATCCGTACAAGTGCACTGCCTGTGGCAACTGCGCGACGCACTGTGTCCTGGAGGAATCCGCCGTCAAGTGCACGCACGTGTACGGGATCTGCGGCTACTGCGAGATCTGCTTCGGCTTCTTCGATCCGGAGCCGTTCGATATCCACGAGGGCGCCGAGAACCAGATGTGCCCGACGGGCGCCATCCTCCGCAAGTTCGTGGAGGAGCCGTATTACGAATACACCATCGACCGGCCCCTGTGCAACGGATGCGGCAAGTGTGTCAAGGGATGCAATGCCTTTGGCAACGGGTCGCTGTTCTTGCAGGTGCACCATGACCGCTGCGAGAACTGCAACCAGTGTGCGATTGCCGCCGCCTGTCCGGCCCAGGCGTTCCGACGCGTCCCGGCCGACCAGCCCTATCTTCTCAAAAGTGTGGATCACGTTTGA
- a CDS encoding 4Fe-4S binding protein: MVRPRPILVALAALLVVGVAALGLERFPPPEFETDYVRPTTTAPNPPQGVWEYVDAGVLAVTLVLATVLVLRTRNRKLIFTLMLFCLAYFGFFRDGCVCPIGAIQNVTLTAFDPGYAIPLAVLIFFALPLVFTLFFGRVFCGAVCPLGAIQDAVLIHPVRVPRWLESGLRLIAYLYLGAGVLFAAMGAMFIICRYDPFVGFFRLSGNWEILVFGGCLLLIGMFVGRPYCRFLCPYGVILRQLSRLSRWRVTITPTDCIQCRLCEDACPFGAIRKPTEPWPDKEYKVARRRLAFLLVLLPVLIGAGGWGGYELRQWLALVHPEVRLAQRIYLEENALVEGTTDASDAFRALGRSSDELYAAATQLRDRFGLGGTLLGAFVGCVIGGKLLTLSVKRRRADYEPDPASCLACGRCYAYCPKEHERLKRGREGLIRH, encoded by the coding sequence ATGGTACGTCCCCGTCCTATTCTCGTCGCGCTGGCTGCACTGCTCGTCGTGGGCGTGGCGGCACTTGGGCTGGAGCGGTTCCCTCCGCCCGAATTCGAGACGGACTACGTCCGACCGACCACGACGGCCCCGAACCCGCCCCAGGGTGTCTGGGAGTACGTCGATGCCGGTGTCCTGGCGGTCACGCTGGTCCTGGCGACGGTCCTGGTTCTGCGTACGCGCAATCGCAAGCTGATTTTTACGCTGATGCTCTTCTGTCTGGCGTATTTCGGGTTCTTCCGCGACGGTTGCGTTTGCCCGATCGGCGCCATCCAGAACGTTACGCTGACGGCCTTCGATCCGGGCTATGCAATTCCTCTGGCGGTGCTGATCTTCTTCGCTCTGCCTCTGGTGTTCACGCTGTTCTTCGGGCGGGTGTTCTGCGGCGCGGTCTGCCCGCTCGGGGCGATTCAGGACGCCGTGCTGATCCATCCCGTTCGGGTCCCTCGATGGCTGGAGAGCGGGCTTCGCCTGATCGCCTACCTCTATCTCGGCGCCGGCGTGCTGTTTGCGGCGATGGGGGCGATGTTCATCATCTGCCGCTACGACCCGTTCGTGGGTTTCTTCCGTCTGTCGGGCAACTGGGAGATTCTCGTCTTCGGCGGGTGCCTGCTCTTGATCGGCATGTTCGTCGGTCGGCCGTATTGCCGTTTCCTCTGTCCCTACGGCGTCATCCTCCGGCAGCTCTCCCGGCTCAGCCGATGGCGTGTCACGATCACGCCGACCGATTGTATCCAGTGCCGTCTCTGTGAAGACGCCTGTCCGTTCGGTGCGATCCGCAAACCCACCGAGCCGTGGCCGGACAAGGAGTACAAGGTCGCCAGGCGACGGCTGGCCTTTCTGCTGGTGCTGCTGCCCGTTCTGATCGGCGCCGGCGGCTGGGGGGGATATGAGTTGCGGCAGTGGCTGGCGCTGGTCCATCCGGAGGTGCGACTGGCGCAGCGTATCTATCTGGAAGAGAACGCGCTGGTCGAAGGAACGACGGACGCCAGCGACGCGTTCCGCGCCCTGGGCAGGTCGAGCGACGAGCTTTACGCCGCGGCCACACAGCTTCGCGACCGGTTCGGGCTTGGCGGCACTTTGCTCGGCGCGTTCGTCGGATGTGTGATCGGGGGCAAGCTGCTGACGCTGTCGGTCAAACGCAGACGCGCCGACTACGAGCCCGACCCGGCAAGCTGTCTGGCCTGTGGTCGATGCTACGCATACTGTCCGAAGGAACACGAACGGCTGAAACGTGGCAGAGAGGGGTTGATCAGACACTGA
- a CDS encoding PQQ-binding-like beta-propeller repeat protein: protein MSKSAIADIVPMGFAVAGAVCLVYLWISADASPQFEPRIPIESNVVVQSVARGDVLARAELTTYEGQPADLPGEWPQFRGPALDAVGRVDVTLARQWPDGGPRVLWSVDLGEGYAGAAVRDGRVFVADYDQQKHGDAIRCFSLADGQEIWRYFYPVRIKRNHGMSRTVPTVTDEHVVTMGPMCHVSSLDVATGELRWFIDLVQDYGTKVPAWYAGQCPLVEDGKVILGVGGTSLIMAVDVATGDVLWETPNPKKWGMTHSSLVPLDFAGERMYVWCASGGVVAVAARDGTVLWEMPDWQIRIANVPTPVPVGEGRLFLSGGYNAGVMMLKLVEQDGRIVPEIEFRLPPHVFGSPQHTPIFYEGHIYGVRPDEQLVCLDLEGNVVWTSGSTNKFGLGPYTIVNGLLYVMDDHGLLTLVEATPAGYVQLAQANVLDGIDSWGPMAVASNRLIVRDLTRMVCLDIGVP, encoded by the coding sequence ATGAGCAAATCCGCTATCGCCGACATTGTGCCGATGGGTTTCGCCGTCGCGGGAGCGGTCTGTCTTGTGTACCTCTGGATCAGCGCCGATGCATCACCGCAGTTCGAGCCGCGCATCCCCATTGAGTCGAATGTCGTCGTCCAATCGGTCGCCCGGGGCGACGTGCTGGCCCGCGCGGAACTGACGACGTATGAGGGGCAGCCGGCCGATCTGCCCGGCGAGTGGCCGCAGTTTCGAGGTCCGGCTCTCGATGCCGTTGGCCGGGTGGATGTGACGCTGGCCCGTCAGTGGCCTGACGGGGGCCCGCGCGTCTTATGGTCCGTCGATCTGGGGGAAGGGTACGCCGGGGCCGCCGTTCGCGACGGCAGGGTCTTCGTGGCCGACTACGACCAGCAGAAGCACGGCGATGCGATTCGGTGTTTTTCTCTGGCCGACGGGCAGGAGATTTGGCGGTATTTCTACCCCGTCCGGATCAAACGCAATCACGGCATGAGCCGAACCGTCCCAACCGTGACCGATGAGCACGTCGTGACGATGGGACCGATGTGTCATGTTTCGTCTCTGGATGTCGCGACGGGCGAGCTTCGCTGGTTCATCGATCTGGTCCAGGACTACGGGACCAAGGTGCCGGCCTGGTACGCCGGGCAGTGCCCGCTGGTCGAGGACGGCAAGGTCATCCTCGGCGTCGGTGGTACATCGCTGATCATGGCGGTCGATGTTGCGACAGGTGACGTTCTTTGGGAGACCCCGAACCCGAAGAAATGGGGTATGACGCATTCGTCCCTCGTGCCGCTGGACTTTGCGGGCGAGCGGATGTACGTCTGGTGTGCCAGCGGCGGCGTGGTTGCTGTCGCAGCCCGCGATGGGACTGTCCTATGGGAGATGCCTGACTGGCAGATTCGCATCGCCAATGTCCCCACGCCGGTTCCGGTCGGCGAGGGTCGTCTGTTTCTTTCCGGCGGGTACAACGCCGGCGTGATGATGCTGAAGCTGGTTGAGCAGGACGGGCGGATCGTGCCGGAGATTGAGTTTCGCCTCCCGCCGCACGTCTTCGGCTCACCGCAGCACACGCCGATCTTCTATGAAGGGCACATCTACGGGGTCCGTCCCGACGAGCAGCTTGTCTGCCTGGATCTTGAGGGCAACGTGGTCTGGACCAGCGGCAGTACGAACAAATTCGGGCTGGGGCCTTACACGATTGTTAATGGACTGCTCTACGTCATGGACGACCACGGTCTGCTGACGCTCGTCGAGGCGACGCCTGCCGGGTACGTGCAGTTGGCCCAGGCGAACGTGCTCGACGGGATCGACTCGTGGGGGCCGATGGCGGTCGCGTCCAATCGGCTGATCGTGCGCGATCTGACGCGGATGGTCTGCCTGGACATCGGCGTGCCGTAA
- a CDS encoding FtsX-like permease family protein has protein sequence MSLWRLVARSLHFYWRTNVAVLMAVVVATGALTGALAVGDSVRYTLRRTQEARLGRTEFAVVPQGRYFRAALADDLTETLDSPVAPVLQVSGLATNDDGSRRLNRVEVLGVDDRFYAIGAAENPLDGDGSEAVVVSESVAERLGVSVGDEVVLRIEKPGLMPRDVPLASDVDRTAAFRLRVARIAGDALFGRFDLKANQVAPLNVFVPLGWLGEQIEQPGRANALLAADLGESFAAEQLNDAVQSGWKLADADIELRKLEGSNALELRSRRIFVENDISSEALKAESEAVGILTYFVNSIRLGERSTPYSMVAAVGSGSGVGALVPSAMNSSEIAINQWLADDLAAAVGDSVELSYYLVGPMRQLYERTISLRVAAIVPMEGAALDPHLMPDFPGLVDVDNCRDWEAGIPIDLDRIRPKDEAYWDDYRGTPKAFITLDAGRSEWSNRYGNLTAVRYPWRAGLEEKIEADLTSQVDPATAGLFFQPVRQRGLRAQREGTDFGQLFLGLSMFLIASAVILTGLLFVFGVEARSEQVGLLLAVGLSAARVKRLLVGEGALVALVGAVVGVGAGLLYTRLLVYGLSTSWSGAVAGTRIHFQAEPATLLLGALGGLLAALLAMWITLARHVSQSPHRLMSGSLEASYSRGAARSRGRWGLVLAVVSFVSVGVFLAVMRAGDSQAVAGLFFGAGVLLLLGGLGLCQALLRIVGGGWTRPMVSLGGLGFRNTTRRGGRSLAIVGLLACGVFMVIAVGANRRDPMAQPQSRGSGTGGFAFYGESSVPILHDLNTEEGREALGLGHDDLEAVEFVQFRVHDGDDASCLNLNRAQRPRLLGVSSQELTRRSAFTFSHVHDEERKEEGWGLLRTDLPGGSVPAVGDYPTVFWGLGKNIGDELEYSDERGRVLRVRIVGMLESSILQGSLVIAENEFMARFPSESGYRAFLIDAPAERGVAVEQILTSRLRDFGLVLTPAAERLAAFSAVENTYLSIFTALGGLGLILGSVGLGLVVLRNMLERRGELAMLRAVGFDRKTLQRMIFYEHWGLVLSGLCCGVVAALVAVVPALQSSPGQLPYGSLALTVAAIGALSGLWVWIAGALTLRGALLDALRTE, from the coding sequence ATGAGCCTGTGGCGGCTGGTGGCGCGGAGTCTGCACTTCTACTGGCGGACCAATGTGGCCGTCCTGATGGCCGTCGTGGTTGCCACCGGGGCACTGACAGGCGCACTGGCGGTCGGCGATTCGGTCCGTTACACGCTGCGCCGAACGCAGGAGGCCCGCCTCGGTCGGACGGAGTTCGCCGTTGTCCCGCAGGGCCGCTACTTTCGGGCGGCGCTGGCCGACGATTTGACAGAGACGCTCGACTCGCCCGTTGCGCCGGTTCTCCAGGTTTCCGGCCTCGCGACGAACGACGATGGCTCGCGTCGGCTGAATCGCGTTGAGGTCCTTGGCGTGGACGACCGATTCTACGCGATCGGGGCGGCGGAAAACCCGTTGGATGGCGATGGGAGCGAGGCGGTCGTCGTCAGCGAGTCCGTCGCCGAGAGGCTGGGCGTTTCGGTCGGCGACGAGGTCGTGCTTCGCATCGAAAAGCCCGGCCTGATGCCGCGCGACGTTCCGCTGGCGTCCGATGTGGATCGGACGGCCGCCTTCCGCTTGCGAGTTGCGCGGATTGCGGGCGACGCACTCTTCGGTCGGTTCGACCTCAAGGCCAATCAGGTCGCTCCGCTGAACGTCTTCGTGCCTCTGGGGTGGCTGGGCGAGCAGATTGAACAGCCCGGACGGGCCAATGCTCTGCTGGCGGCCGACCTCGGCGAGTCCTTTGCGGCTGAACAACTCAACGATGCGGTTCAAAGCGGCTGGAAACTTGCGGACGCGGACATCGAGCTTCGTAAGCTGGAGGGATCGAATGCGCTGGAACTGCGCAGCCGGCGCATTTTCGTCGAGAATGATATCAGCTCTGAGGCTCTGAAGGCCGAGAGCGAGGCGGTGGGGATCCTGACGTATTTCGTCAACTCGATCCGGCTGGGCGAGAGAAGCACGCCGTATTCGATGGTTGCGGCCGTCGGTTCGGGGTCCGGCGTCGGTGCGCTGGTCCCATCCGCGATGAACTCCAGCGAGATCGCCATCAACCAGTGGCTTGCCGACGATCTCGCCGCCGCCGTAGGCGACTCCGTCGAACTGAGCTACTACCTCGTGGGGCCGATGCGGCAGTTGTACGAACGTACGATCTCGCTCCGAGTTGCTGCGATCGTTCCCATGGAAGGCGCGGCGCTCGATCCCCATCTGATGCCCGATTTCCCGGGCCTGGTCGATGTCGACAACTGCCGCGACTGGGAGGCGGGAATCCCGATCGACCTGGACAGGATCAGGCCCAAGGACGAGGCCTATTGGGACGACTATCGCGGGACGCCCAAGGCCTTCATTACGCTCGATGCCGGCCGCTCGGAGTGGTCCAATCGCTACGGCAACCTCACGGCGGTGCGCTATCCGTGGCGCGCCGGTCTCGAAGAGAAAATCGAGGCCGATCTGACAAGCCAGGTCGATCCGGCGACGGCGGGCCTGTTCTTCCAGCCGGTCCGCCAGCGCGGGCTTCGGGCGCAGCGCGAAGGGACGGACTTCGGGCAGCTCTTCCTCGGCCTGAGCATGTTCCTGATCGCCTCGGCGGTCATCCTGACGGGCCTGCTCTTCGTCTTCGGCGTCGAGGCCCGCAGCGAACAAGTGGGCCTGCTGCTGGCGGTCGGATTGTCTGCGGCCCGCGTGAAGCGGTTGCTCGTCGGCGAAGGGGCCCTCGTGGCCCTCGTCGGTGCGGTCGTCGGTGTCGGTGCCGGGCTGCTCTATACGCGGCTGCTGGTCTATGGTCTCTCGACCTCGTGGAGTGGTGCGGTCGCGGGGACGAGGATTCACTTCCAGGCCGAACCGGCCACGCTCCTGCTCGGTGCTCTGGGCGGTCTGCTGGCGGCTTTGCTGGCGATGTGGATCACGCTTGCCAGGCACGTCTCTCAGTCTCCGCACCGTCTGATGAGCGGGAGCCTCGAAGCGTCGTATTCCCGTGGCGCTGCGCGGTCGCGCGGACGGTGGGGTCTGGTCCTGGCGGTGGTTTCGTTTGTCAGCGTGGGGGTCTTTCTGGCCGTCATGCGCGCCGGCGACAGCCAGGCGGTTGCAGGGTTGTTCTTCGGGGCCGGCGTGCTGCTGCTGCTCGGCGGCCTGGGCCTGTGCCAGGCCCTGCTTCGGATCGTTGGAGGCGGCTGGACCCGGCCGATGGTGTCTCTGGGGGGCCTGGGTTTCCGCAATACGACCCGGCGCGGCGGTCGGAGCCTGGCGATTGTTGGGCTTCTGGCGTGCGGCGTCTTCATGGTCATTGCGGTGGGGGCCAATCGCCGCGATCCTATGGCGCAGCCGCAAAGCCGGGGATCGGGCACCGGCGGGTTCGCTTTCTATGGCGAGAGTTCCGTTCCCATCCTTCACGATCTCAATACGGAGGAAGGCCGCGAAGCCCTGGGTCTGGGCCATGACGACCTGGAAGCGGTTGAGTTCGTCCAGTTCCGCGTCCACGATGGAGATGACGCCAGTTGCCTGAACCTCAATCGGGCCCAGCGGCCACGACTGCTTGGTGTTTCGTCGCAGGAATTGACCCGTCGCAGTGCATTCACGTTTTCCCACGTTCACGACGAGGAGCGAAAAGAGGAAGGATGGGGTCTCTTGCGGACCGATCTGCCTGGCGGCTCCGTACCGGCGGTTGGGGACTATCCAACCGTTTTCTGGGGTCTGGGCAAGAACATCGGCGACGAGTTGGAGTATAGTGACGAAAGAGGTCGGGTGCTTCGGGTTCGCATCGTCGGCATGCTGGAAAGCTCCATCCTCCAGGGCAGTCTCGTAATAGCCGAAAACGAGTTCATGGCGCGGTTTCCGTCGGAGTCGGGGTATCGCGCGTTTCTGATCGATGCCCCGGCCGAACGGGGTGTTGCCGTGGAGCAGATTCTGACCTCCAGACTGCGGGATTTCGGTCTGGTTCTGACGCCGGCGGCTGAGCGGCTGGCCGCCTTCAGCGCCGTGGAAAACACGTATCTGTCGATCTTTACGGCCCTGGGTGGCCTGGGGCTGATTCTCGGCAGTGTGGGGCTGGGTCTTGTTGTGCTGAGAAACATGCTGGAACGCCGAGGCGAGCTGGCCATGCTCCGGGCGGTGGGTTTTGATCGCAAAACCCTGCAGCGTATGATATTCTACGAGCATTGGGGTTTGGTGCTCTCAGGCTTGTGTTGCGGCGTGGTGGCGGCACTGGTCGCCGTGGTTCCGGCACTGCAATCGTCGCCCGGGCAGCTTCCCTATGGCTCCTTGGCCCTGACCGTGGCGGCCATTGGCGCCCTCAGCGGTCTGTGGGTATGGATCGCCGGGGCCTTGACCCTGCGCGGGGCACTGCTCGACGCGTTGAGGACAGAGTAG
- a CDS encoding PQQ-binding-like beta-propeller repeat protein, protein MNEPSVAYRTVRTTAKVAGTFTVLFLVLLVGNLIGTTVIGPLREDRLAAMKVALRGGDPTDEQLAEIRQLDLQIRRNRVWRLDFAHKTGHALLASVVVLLVAGRLMRVLNRRPPQPQNALDVGAEQLREARVSRWAVTAGLVVLGGGAAMLVMVGAPLAFVAAEETGPAYASREDKRLQWHRFRGPDGAGVSIFTNIPTEWDGATGKGILWKAAVPLPGNNSPIIWNDRVFLSGATEQKQEVYCYDADLGRLLWTGDVPISPAAAQARIDPMEDTGYAASTMATDGKRVYAIFVTGDIAAFDFNGRRLWYKSLGVPDNAYGYASSLETHQDRVIVQYDQGHGDEDVSRLYALDGASGRVVWEVKRDVPNSWTSPVVVEIEGRLQLLTLTDPWALANDPADGAEIWRADCLGGDVAPSAIYAGGLVLAIEPYSHMVAIKPTGQGDVTKTHIAWTMDEGGPDVCCPVSDGQYAYLLESHGLIMCCRLADGEKVYEHDLRDNFTASPSLAGGRLYFLGMDGVMTIAEAGPEYKELGKNELGEKCHASPAFVDGRIYIRGLENLYCIGGAVAGDRAD, encoded by the coding sequence GTGAACGAGCCGAGTGTTGCATACCGGACGGTTCGTACGACGGCCAAGGTCGCCGGAACGTTCACCGTTCTTTTCCTGGTGCTGCTCGTGGGCAATCTCATCGGCACGACCGTGATCGGGCCGCTTCGGGAGGACCGGCTGGCGGCGATGAAGGTGGCGCTTCGCGGGGGCGATCCGACCGACGAGCAGTTGGCGGAGATACGGCAATTGGACCTTCAGATTCGGCGCAACCGGGTCTGGCGACTGGATTTCGCACACAAGACCGGCCATGCACTTCTGGCCAGCGTGGTGGTGCTGCTGGTCGCGGGCAGGCTGATGCGTGTCTTGAACCGGCGGCCGCCCCAGCCGCAGAACGCCTTGGACGTTGGCGCCGAACAGCTTCGCGAGGCCCGAGTCAGTCGCTGGGCGGTGACAGCCGGACTGGTGGTTCTGGGCGGCGGTGCGGCGATGCTCGTTATGGTGGGCGCGCCGCTGGCGTTCGTTGCGGCCGAGGAAACGGGCCCGGCCTATGCGTCGCGGGAGGACAAGCGCCTTCAGTGGCATCGCTTCCGCGGGCCCGACGGGGCCGGCGTGAGCATTTTCACCAATATCCCGACCGAGTGGGATGGCGCCACGGGAAAGGGCATCCTGTGGAAGGCGGCGGTGCCGCTGCCGGGGAATAACTCACCCATCATCTGGAACGATCGGGTCTTCCTTTCCGGTGCGACCGAACAAAAGCAAGAGGTCTACTGTTACGACGCGGACTTGGGCCGACTGCTCTGGACCGGTGACGTGCCCATCTCTCCGGCGGCCGCCCAAGCGAGAATCGATCCGATGGAGGACACCGGGTATGCCGCCTCGACGATGGCCACCGACGGTAAACGGGTCTATGCGATTTTCGTGACGGGTGACATCGCGGCCTTCGATTTCAACGGTCGCAGGCTCTGGTACAAGAGTCTGGGCGTGCCGGACAATGCATACGGCTATGCTTCTTCGCTGGAGACCCATCAGGATCGTGTGATTGTTCAGTACGACCAGGGTCATGGCGATGAAGATGTCTCTCGCCTCTACGCCCTGGACGGCGCATCGGGACGGGTCGTGTGGGAGGTCAAGCGCGACGTCCCGAATTCGTGGACCTCGCCGGTGGTGGTGGAGATCGAGGGTCGGCTTCAGTTGCTCACTCTGACCGATCCCTGGGCGCTGGCCAACGACCCGGCCGACGGCGCCGAGATCTGGCGGGCCGACTGCCTCGGTGGCGACGTGGCGCCTTCGGCGATCTACGCGGGCGGACTGGTGCTGGCCATCGAGCCTTACAGCCACATGGTGGCGATCAAACCTACGGGCCAGGGCGACGTCACGAAGACCCACATTGCCTGGACCATGGACGAAGGCGGGCCCGACGTCTGCTGTCCCGTTTCCGATGGGCAGTATGCGTATCTGCTGGAGAGTCACGGCCTGATCATGTGTTGCCGCCTGGCGGACGGCGAAAAGGTCTACGAGCACGACCTTCGCGACAATTTCACCGCCTCGCCCAGCCTGGCGGGGGGGCGGCTCTACTTTCTGGGCATGGACGGCGTGATGACGATCGCCGAGGCGGGCCCCGAATACAAGGAGTTGGGCAAGAACGAATTGGGCGAGAAGTGTCACGCCTCGCCGGCTTTTGTGGACGGGCGTATTTACATTCGGGGATTGGAGAACCTGTACTGCATCGGAGGGGCCGTTGCCGGCGACCGTGCGGACTGA
- a CDS encoding NHL repeat-containing protein: MNQRQGKMDSRVVIGTLIGTALLVAIGAVLLIDVTGEKGSGLSRAYELDAAALAQFDPNLILYEEVTPAIATGLTRSRALALGPDGRLYVAGDEVIRVFAEKGTLERVIGLSGAPLCVAVSADGRMYVGMRAHVEVFDGQGRRLAVWESLGDGSYLTSIAVSNDNVFVADAGRAVVLYYDTTGKLIRRIGEKDPDRNIPGFIVPSPYFDLAVAPDGLLRVVNPGRMRIEAYTFRGDLEFFWGRNSIRIEGFCGCCNPANFAILPDGRYVTVEKGLIRAKIYDVDGVFQSVVAGPDQLVEGGASRVFLSAQDAEASGFDVAVDSAGRIFVLDTIENTVRIFVEKEKG; encoded by the coding sequence ATGAACCAGCGGCAAGGCAAGATGGATTCCAGGGTCGTCATCGGCACGCTGATCGGCACGGCGCTGCTGGTGGCCATCGGCGCCGTCCTGCTGATCGATGTGACGGGGGAGAAGGGCAGCGGGTTGAGCCGGGCATACGAGTTGGACGCGGCCGCTCTGGCGCAGTTCGATCCGAACCTGATTCTCTACGAGGAAGTCACGCCGGCCATCGCGACGGGGTTGACCCGGTCGCGCGCCTTGGCGTTGGGACCCGATGGCCGGTTGTACGTTGCCGGCGATGAAGTGATCCGGGTGTTTGCGGAGAAGGGGACCCTGGAACGTGTCATCGGGCTCTCGGGTGCGCCTCTGTGCGTGGCCGTTTCGGCCGATGGTCGGATGTATGTTGGTATGCGAGCGCACGTCGAGGTCTTCGACGGACAGGGTCGGCGTCTGGCGGTCTGGGAGTCGTTGGGCGACGGGTCGTATCTGACGAGCATCGCCGTATCGAACGACAATGTGTTTGTGGCCGACGCCGGACGCGCGGTGGTGCTGTATTACGATACCACGGGCAAGCTGATCCGTCGCATCGGTGAGAAGGACCCCGACAGGAATATCCCGGGTTTCATCGTGCCGAGTCCCTACTTCGATCTGGCCGTGGCGCCGGATGGATTGCTCCGCGTCGTCAATCCCGGACGGATGCGGATCGAGGCATACACGTTCCGAGGGGACCTGGAATTCTTCTGGGGCCGGAACAGCATACGTATCGAAGGCTTCTGCGGCTGCTGCAACCCGGCGAATTTCGCCATATTGCCCGACGGACGTTACGTGACGGTCGAGAAGGGCCTGATTCGTGCGAAGATCTACGATGTCGACGGCGTCTTTCAGTCTGTCGTGGCCGGCCCCGACCAGTTGGTTGAGGGCGGGGCCTCTCGTGTGTTTCTCAGTGCCCAGGACGCCGAGGCCAGCGGGTTCGACGTAGCGGTCGATTCAGCCGGCCGCATCTTCGTGCTCGATACGATCGAGAACACCGTGCGCATCTTCGTGGAAAAGGAGAAAGGATGA